A genome region from Streptomyces antimycoticus includes the following:
- a CDS encoding SDR family oxidoreductase, translating into MSPQATAPQHPTDRPRVAIVTGGSRGIGHEAVKRLAADGYAVVVGYAGHREPAEAAAQDIAAAGGRAVAVRADVADEQQVAALFDTAESEFGGVDVVVHAAGRMYLAPIAELDLAELDALHRTNIRGTFVVAQQAARRIRGGGTLITFSTSIVGLALPTYGAYSASKGATEALTMILARELRGRDVTANTVAPGPTATDLFLEGKDEETIARMAAQPPLERLGTPADIAEVVAFLASPAGHWVNGQVIRANGGIV; encoded by the coding sequence ATGTCACCCCAGGCAACCGCACCCCAGCACCCCACCGACCGGCCCCGCGTCGCCATCGTCACCGGCGGCTCCCGCGGTATCGGCCACGAGGCGGTGAAGCGGCTGGCCGCCGACGGATACGCCGTCGTGGTCGGATACGCGGGCCACCGGGAGCCGGCCGAAGCCGCCGCCCAGGACATCGCCGCCGCCGGTGGCCGGGCCGTCGCCGTCCGTGCCGATGTGGCCGACGAGCAGCAGGTGGCCGCGCTCTTCGACACCGCGGAGTCCGAGTTCGGCGGGGTCGACGTCGTCGTCCACGCGGCCGGCCGGATGTACCTGGCCCCCATCGCCGAGCTGGACCTGGCGGAGCTGGACGCGCTGCACCGCACCAACATCCGCGGAACCTTCGTGGTCGCCCAGCAGGCCGCCCGCAGGATCCGCGGCGGCGGGACGCTCATCACCTTCTCCACGTCCATCGTGGGCCTGGCCCTCCCCACCTACGGCGCCTACAGCGCCAGCAAGGGAGCGACCGAGGCGCTCACGATGATCCTGGCCCGCGAGCTGCGCGGCCGGGACGTCACCGCCAACACCGTCGCCCCCGGCCCCACCGCCACTGATCTGTTCCTCGAGGGCAAGGACGAGGAGACCATCGCCCGGATGGCGGCCCAGCCCCCGCTGGAGCGCCTCGGCACCCCCGCCGACATCGCCGAGGTCGTCGCCTTCCTCGCCTCCCCGGCCGGCCACTGGGTCAACGGCCAGGTCATCCGCGCCAACGGCGGCATCGTCTGA
- a CDS encoding tautomerase family protein — MPFANFKVPAGSLDEKQKQEIVTRTTELYVELYGERARANTLVVVEEVTDGGWGIGGNVLTLAMLQQPPGH; from the coding sequence ATGCCCTTCGCGAACTTCAAGGTCCCCGCCGGATCCCTCGACGAGAAGCAGAAGCAGGAGATCGTCACCCGTACCACCGAGCTGTACGTCGAGCTCTACGGCGAGCGCGCCCGTGCCAACACCCTGGTCGTGGTCGAGGAGGTCACCGACGGTGGCTGGGGCATCGGCGGCAACGTCCTGACCCTCGCCATGCTCCAGCAGCCGCCCGGCCACTGA
- a CDS encoding trypsin-like serine peptidase codes for MRRAVEADTPADAKASRKAAVDAAAKPSQLAKPQKATTSKKARGIRIATSIVQGKVFFHNPTNGGDYACSAAAVNNPTKNMVFTAGHCVHGGAGGTWATNWVFVPAYYNGSRPYGTWSAKTLTSFNGWINSSDLNYDIGVANVWDNGSSKLVNTVGGMGLGYNYGYVNTVTVWGYPAAFGYDGEVPYVCQNIGTWQDGSRVQNGCTMVEGASGGPWLRDYNETTGLGTEIGVTSTRTDPPAYIDSPYFDNKIQTIYNNTANG; via the coding sequence ATGCGCAGAGCCGTCGAGGCCGATACGCCCGCCGACGCCAAGGCGTCCCGGAAGGCGGCCGTCGACGCGGCGGCCAAACCCTCTCAGCTCGCCAAGCCGCAGAAGGCGACCACGTCGAAGAAGGCCCGCGGAATCCGTATCGCGACCTCGATCGTGCAGGGGAAGGTCTTCTTCCACAACCCGACCAACGGCGGCGACTACGCCTGCTCCGCCGCGGCGGTCAACAATCCCACGAAGAACATGGTGTTCACCGCCGGGCACTGCGTCCACGGTGGCGCCGGCGGCACCTGGGCGACCAACTGGGTGTTCGTTCCCGCCTATTACAACGGCTCCCGGCCGTACGGAACCTGGTCCGCCAAGACGCTCACCTCGTTCAACGGCTGGATCAACAGCAGTGACCTGAACTACGACATCGGCGTGGCCAACGTCTGGGACAACGGCTCCAGCAAGCTGGTCAACACCGTCGGCGGCATGGGGCTCGGCTACAACTACGGGTACGTCAACACCGTGACCGTCTGGGGCTACCCGGCCGCCTTCGGCTACGACGGCGAGGTGCCCTACGTGTGCCAGAACATCGGCACCTGGCAGGACGGCTCCCGGGTGCAGAACGGGTGCACCATGGTCGAGGGCGCCAGCGGCGGCCCCTGGCTGCGGGACTACAACGAGACCACGGGCCTGGGGACCGAGATCGGGGTCACCAGCACCCGGACCGATCCGCCCGCCTATATCGACAGCCCCTACTTCGACAACAAGATCCAGACGATCTACAACAACACCGCCAACGGCTGA